The genomic stretch tgcacagcagcatgctgcaaccttttaccatctaagtaataatctattttgctgttactcctgccaaaatgcacaacttcacatttactaacattgtattccatctgccagacctttgcccactcattcagtGTATCTATGTTTCCCTGCAAAGTtacacagtcctctgcacactttgctctgccactcatcttagtgtcattggcaaattttgacactGCACACATGTGGTTCCCCcattccaaatcatctatataaattgtaaatacttgtggtcccaacaccgatccctgaggcacaccagtAGTCACTgcttgccagccagaatagcacaaTTAATccacactctttgcttcctgtcagtcaaccaatcctctatcctctatcacccggacgaaccaacccaaccaccctgtagcacagcatttcaactccccctcccactccaccgaggatatgcaggtcattggactcatccaccgccaaaccacaacaacgcgacggtcggaggaggagcgtctcatcttccgactgggaaccctccaaccacaggggatgaacttggacttcaccagtttcttcatcccccctcccccaccttgtctcagccgaatccctccagcccggcaccgcattcctgacctgcagtcttcttcttgacctctccgcctccatcctactccgacctatcaccctcaccttgacctctttccacctatcacacttccaacgcccctcctccaagtccctcctccctaccttttatcttctcctgctgaacactctctgctcattcctaaagaagggcNNNNNNNNNNNNNNNNNNNNNNNNNNNNNNNNNNNNNNNNNNNNNNNNNNNNNNNNNNNNNNNNNNNNNNNNNNNNNNNNNNNNNNNNNNNNNNNNNNNNNNNNNNNNNNNNNNNNNNNNNNNNNNNNNNNNNNNNNNNNNNNNNNNNNNNNNNNNNNNNNNNNNNNNNNNNNNNNNNNNNNNNNNNNNNNNNNNNNNNNNNNNNNNNNNNNNNNNNNNNNNNNNNNNNNNNNNNNNNNNNNNNNNNNNNNNNNNNNNNNNNNNNNNNNNNNNNNNNNNNNNNNNNNNNNNNNNNNNNNNNNNNNNNNNNNNNNNNNNNNNNNNNNNNNNNNNNNNNNNNNNNNNNNNNNNNNNNNNNNNNNNNNNNNNNNNNNNNNNNNNNNNNNNNNNNNNNNNNNNNNNNNNNNNNNNNNNNNNNNNNNNNNNNNNNNNNNNNNNNNNNNNNNNNNNNNNNNNNNNNNNNNNNNNNNNNNNNNNNNNNNNNNNNNNNNNNNNNNNNNNNNNNNNNNNNNNNNNNNNNNNNNNNNNNNNNNNNNNNNNNNNNNNNNNNNNNNNNNNNNNNNNNNNNNNNNNNNNNNNNNNNNNNNNNNNNNNNNNNNNNNNNNNNNNNNNNNNNNNNNNNNNNNNNNNNNNNNNNNNNNNNNNNNNNNNNNNNNNNNNNNNNNNNNNNNNNNNNNNNNNNNNNNNNNNNNNNNNNNNNNNNNNNNNNNNNNNNNNNNNNNNNNNNNNNNNNNNNNNNNNNNNNNNNNNNNNNNNNNNNNNNNNNNNNNNNNNNNNNNNNNNNNNNNNNNNNNNNNNNNNNNNNNNNNNNNNNNNNNNNNNNNNNNNNNNNNNNNNNNNNNNNNNNNNNNNNNNNNNNNNNNNNNNNNNNtctctctccctctgtttctgtctgtctgtctctctctctctccccctctctgtctgtctgtctctaacCCTCTttttggctctctctctctctgcctgtgtctgtttctctttatctgtgtttctcttattctctctctctctctctgcccctctgtcctcctctctctctcactgtttgtctgtctgtctctctctctgtgtgtgtctgtctctctctctgtctgcgtctgtctctctctctgcctgtgtctgtttctctccatctGTGTTtctcttattttctctctctctctgcccctctgttctcctctctctctctgtgtctgtctctctctctctctctatctctcgaaCATCATGAATCTGAAGTGAAGGTTGTACCCATTCCTACAGTGACTCCAGTGCCTAGAGGAGGGTTAAGGAGAAATACTCACCATGTCAACCAGGGAAACATACAGGAAGATGCCAGCCGTGCTGGTAAATATCCAGGGTGTAATATAGGCAGTGTACTGGCCAATAGCAATGCCGACGGCCAGGCCGAGGTAACTGATAACCGCAGACACGAGGTTAAACAAGACAGCCTGTCTGACGTGGAGTCCAGCTTGTAACAACACAGCAAAATCACCTGGAACAGAAACACGGACACTGTCACCCACCCGGGGGGAACCGGGACCCTACACCCCAACACGGAGACTGTCACCCACCCAGGGGGGAACCGGGACCCTcacaccaccccaccccagggggaaccGGGACCCTACACCCCAACATGGAGACTGTCACCCACCCAGGGGGGAACCGGGACCCTCACCCCACCGTACCCTGGGGGGAACCGGgaccctcaccccaccccacccagggGGGAACCGGgaccctcaccccaccccaccccagggggaaccGGGACCCCACACACCAACACGGAGACTGTCACCCACCCAGGGGGGAACCGGGACCCTCACCCCACCGTACCCTGGGGGGAACCGGgaccctcaccccaccccagggggaaccGGAACCctcaccacaccccaccccaggggggaACCGGgaccctcaccccaccccacccagggGGGAACCGGGACCctcaccacaccccaccccagggggaaccGGGACCCTCACCACACCCCACCCAGGGGGGAACCGGGACCctcaccacaccccaccccagggggaaccGGGACCCTCACCACACCCCACCCAGGGGGGAACCGGGACCCTCACCACACCCCACCCAGGGGGGAACCGGGACCCTCACCACACCCCACCCAGGGGGGAACCGGGACCCTCACCACACCCCACCCAGGGGGGAACCGGGACCCTCACCACACCCCACCCAGGGGGGAACCGGGACCCTCACCACACCCCACCCAGGACCCACATCCCACCCCAGGGGGAACCAGgaccctcaccccaccccagggggaaccGAGACCCTCACCCCAGGGGAACCGAGACCCACATCCCACCCCAGGGGGAACCGAgaccctcaccccaccccagggggaaccgggaccctcaccccaccccagggggaaccaggaccctcaccccaccccagggggaaccGAGACCCTcgccccaccccagggggaacaGGGACCAtacaccccaccccagggggaataGGGACCATACACCCAAACACGGAGACCCCCACCCCCAGGGGGAACTAGGACCCTATACCCAAACACGGAGACCCCCACCCCCAGGGGGAACTAGGACCTATACCCAAACACAGAGACCCCCACCCACAGGGGAACCGGGACCTACGCCCAAACAGGGagaccctcaccctcacccccagGGGGAACCAGGACCCTATACCCAAACAGGGAGACCCTCATCCCCAGGGGGAACCCCGACCCTACACCCAAACAGGCAGACCCCCACCCCCAGGGGGAACCAGGACCCTATACCCAAACACGGAGACCCTCACCCACAGGGGAACCGGGACCGTACGCCCAAACGTGGagaccctcaccctcaccctcaggGGGAACCGGGACCGTACACCCAAACAGGGAGACCCTCACCCCCAGGGGGAACAGGGACCCTACACCCAAACATGGAGatcctcaccctcacccccagGGGAAAGCAAGTCCCTACACCCAAACAGGGAGACCCCCACCCTCAGGGGAACCAGGACCCTACACCAAAACATGGAGACCCTCACCCCAAGGGGGAACGGGACCCTACACCCAAACAGGGAGACCCTCACCCCCAGGGGGAACCTGGATTCTACACCCAAACAGGGAAACCCTCACCCCCAGGGGGAACGGGACCCTACACCCAAACAGGGAGACCATCACTCCCCCAgtggaatacagagagagagaaagaggacagagatagagagagaaagattgaGAAAAAGGTAAAGAGAAAGTGGaaaaaagagggaaagaaaggaGTTGGAGACAGAGGCAGCAGGGGTGGAGAAATCAAGAGACGAGATGGAGAGATCAAGAGGTAAAGATTGAGAGCGAGACAGAGCTGGAGAAATTGTGGTAATGCCCTGTTAACACTGGCTAACACCAAAAGTGAACTGTAAATGTTATAAAATGCCAAGTGGTGttaaaatccacctggttcactaggGTCATTTAAGGCTGGAAATCTGCTGACCATACCTGCcctggcctacacgtgattccTCAGCAATGGAGTTgattcttaaccaccctctggggaAATAAGGACGGACCATCCAGGGGATGGACAGCGAGAAGAATGAGGAAACCGAGATACTGGAAGTCACACAGGGAAAGGTGAGAACTGTCCTCGATGAGGGCTAATTGTGTATGGTCATACTAACCGAGTTCATGTGGAAGTTCATGACAAAGTACAGCGATGGTGGTACTCAAACCTCCCGAAATCCCCATGGAAAACGCAGCACCTACAGGACAGAATGGGATGAGAAAAACAGTCACTAATGGCTGCGGTTAGTCTGGTGATAATCCCTGGCTGTGATTTTCCCTGGCTGTGaaaatccccaggctgtgataatctctggctgtgataatccccaactgTGATTTTCCCCGGCTGTGATTATCCCCGGTtgtgataatcccaggctgtgataatccccaggctgtgatcatccccaggctgtgatcatccccaggctgtgataatcccaggctgtgataatccccaggctgtgataatccccggttgtgataatccccaggctgtgataatccccaggctgagATTATccccggctgtgcttttccccGGCTGTGGTAATCCCTGGTTGTGATAATcacaggctgtgataatccccaggctgtgataatccccggttgtgataatccccaggctgtgataatcccaggctgtgataatcccaggctgtgataatccccagttGTGATAATCCCCAGTCTGTGATAATCCCCAgtctgtgataatccccaggctatGATAATCCCCAgttgtgataatccccaggctgtgataatcccaggctgtgataatccccggttgtgataatccccaggctgtgataatccccaggctgtgataatctccaggctgtgataatccctggctgtgataatccccggtTGTGATAATCCCCTGGCTGCgataatccccggctgtgataatccccaggctgtgataatccccggttgtgataatccccaggctgtgataatcccaggctATGATAATCCCCAGTTGTGACAATCCCCAGCTGTGACAATCCCGaggctgtgataatcctcaaactgttataatccccaggctgtgataatctctGGCTGTGATAATACCCAGGCTGTGATACTACCCAGGTTTAGATACTATCCAGGCTGTGATCATCCCCAGTCTGTGgtaatcccaggctgtgataatccccaggctgtgataatctctGGCTGTGGTCATCCCCAGGTTGTGATAACCCCAGACTGCGATAATCCGAGGCTGTGATAATACCCAGGCTGTGATAAtacccaggctgtgataatctctGGCTGTGGacatccccaggctgtgataatccccgatggaaatgtgttgctggaaaagcgcagcaggtcaggcagcatctagggaacaggagaatcgacgtttcgggcattagcccttcttcatgataatccccaggctgtgataatccccaggctttgatcatccccaggctgtgataatccccaggctgtgttAACCTTCCCAGGCTGTGATCATCCCCAGGCTTTGATCATCCACAGCCTTTGATCATCCACAGGCTGTGATAACCCCAGGCTGTGGTAATCCCAGGCTGTGGTAATCCCCAGACTGTAgtaatccccaggctgtggtaatcgccaggctgtgataatccccaggctatGATAAGGTCAGACTGTgctaatccccaggctgtgataaacTCAGACTGTGGTCATCCCCAGATTGTGATAACCCCAGGCTGCgataatcccaggctgtgataatcctcaaACTGTTATAATCCCCAGGCAGTGATAATCCCTGGCTGTgctaatccccaggctgtgataaacTCAGACTGTGGTCATCCCCAGATTGTGACAATCCCCAGGCTGCgataatcccaggctgtgataatcctcaaACTGTTATAATCCCCAGGCAGTGATAATCactggctgtgataatccccaggctgtgatattCCCCGattgtgataatccccaggctgtgataatcccaggttgtgataatccccaggctgtgataatccctgactgtgataatccccaggctgtgataatccccagatTGTAATAATccctggctgtgataatccccaggctgtgataatccccaggctgtgataatccccgtcTGTGATAATCCCCAGTTGTGACAATCCCCAGCTGTGACAATCCCGaggctgtgataatcctcaaactgtgataatccccaggctgtgataatctctGGCTGTGTTCATCCCCAGGTTGTGATAACCCCAGACTGCgataatcccaggctgtgataatacccaggctgtgataatctctGGCTGTGGacatccccaggctgtgataatccccgactgtgataatccccggctgtgaCAATCCCCAGGCCGTGATAATccctggctgtgataatccctgGCTATGATAATCCCCAGTCTTTGAttatccccaggctgtgataatccccaggctgtgatagtTCCCAGGCTGTGATAGTTCCCAGGCTGTGATAGTTCCCTGGCTGTGatcatccccaggctgtgatcatCCCCAGGATTTGatcatccccaggctgtgatcatCCCCAGGCTGTCATAGTTCCCAGACTGTGATAGTTCCCTGGCTgagataatccccaggctgtgataatccccaggctttgatcatccccaggctgtgatagtTCTcagactgtgatactctctggcTGTGATAATCTCAGGCTGTAGTCATCCCCAGGCTAtgataatccccggctgtgacaatccccaggctgtgataatcccaggctatgataatccccggctgtgacaatccccaggctgtgataatcccaggctgtgataatcccaggctgtggtcatccccaggctgtgataatccctggCTGTGATAGATCCCTGGCTGTGATAgttcccaggctgtgataatccccaggctgtgataatccccaggctgtgataatccccaggctgtaaTATtgcccaggctgtgataatccccaggctgtggtcATCCCCAGGCTGTGGTCATCCCCGGGCTGTGgtcatccccaggctgtgataatccccaggctgtgataatcccagaCTGTGGTCATCCCCAGGATGCGATCATCCCCAGGATGCGATCATCCCAAGGCTCCGATCATCTCTGGTTGTGGTCATCCCCAGGCTTTGATAATTCCAGACTGTGACAATCCCCAGACTGTGACAATCCCCAGGCTGTGACAATCCCCAGGCTGTGacaatccccaggctgtgataatccccaggctgtgataatccccaggctgtggtaatccccaggctgtggtaatccccaggctgtgacaATCCCCAGGCTGTGGTCATCCCCAGGCTGTGGCCATCCCCAGGCTGTGGCCATCCCCAGGCTGTGGTCATTCCCAGGCTGTGGTCATTCCCAGGTTGTGGTAATCCCAGGTTGTGgtaatcccaggctgtgataatccaaGGCTGTGGTAATCCCAGGCTATGATACTCCCCAGGTTGTGATAATCACAGACTGTGATGATCCCCAGGCTGCGATAATCTCTGGTTGTAgtcatccccaggctgtgataatccccaggctgtgataatcacagactgtgataatccccaggctgtgataatctctGGTTGTAgtcatccccaggctgtgataatccaggctgtgataatccccaggctgcgATAACGCCAGGCTGCGATAACGCCAGGCTGCgataatccccggctgtgataatccccggctgCGATAAACCCCAGTCTATGGTTATCCCAGGCGtggataatccccaggctgtgataattcccaggctgtgataatccccaggctgtgaaaatccccaggctgtgataattaccaggctgtgataatcccaggctgtgataatccccggctgtgataatccccaggctgtgataatccccaggctgtgataatccccggctgtgataatctccaggctgtgataatcccaggctgtgataatgcCAGGCTGTGATAACCCCCGGCTGCGACAATCCTCAAGGACAAACCCCAGGCTGTGGTAATCCCAGGctatgataatccccaggctatgataatccccaggctgtgataacgCCAGGCTgcgataatccccaggctgtgataacaCCAGGCTGCGATAATCCCTGGCTGTGAAAATCCCCGGCTGCGATAAATCCCAGTCTGTGGTTATCCCAGTCTGTGATAATCCCCCCGCTGTGATAATCCCTGGCTGTGATAATTCCCAGCCTGTGATAATccctggctgtgataatccccggctgtgataatCCTCAAACTGTGAcaatcccaggctgtgataatccacGGCTGTGATAAATcccggctgtgataatccccggctgtgatcatccccaggctgtgataatcccaggctgtgataatccccggctgtgataatccccagactgtgataatccccaggctgtgataatcccctggCTGCgataatcccaggctgtgataatcccctggctgtgataatcccctggctgtgataatccccagactgtgataatccccggctgtgataatccccaagatgtgataatcccaggctgtgataatccccaggctgtgataatcctctgGCTATGATAATCCCCAGACTGTGATAATCCTCTGGCTGTGATAACcacaggctgtgataatccccggctgtaatcatccccaggctgtgataatccccggctgtgataatacccaggctgtgataatcccctggCTGCgataatccccggctgtgataatccccaggctgtgataatccccggctgtgataatacccaggctgtgataatcccctggctgtgataatcctcaaactgttataatccccaggctgtgataatctctGGCTGTGATAAtacccaggctgtgataatccccaggctgtgattaTCCCCTGCTGTGATAACCTCAGGTTGTGATAATCACC from Chiloscyllium plagiosum isolate BGI_BamShark_2017 unplaced genomic scaffold, ASM401019v2 scaf_8629, whole genome shotgun sequence encodes the following:
- the LOC122547543 gene encoding zinc transporter ZIP10-like — translated: AAFSMGISGGLSTTIAVLCHELPHELGDFAVLLQAGLHVRQAVLFNLVSAVISYLGLAVGIAIGQYTAYITPWIFTSTAGIFLYVSLVDMLPEMLHTQTERRQHSALGIFLSQNLGFLLGVGVMLCIALFEDKMHIDISF